One Streptomyces sp. L2 genomic window carries:
- a CDS encoding 3-hydroxyacyl-CoA dehydrogenase NAD-binding domain-containing protein has translation MSTAELLKGAAELFADEVVTAAQVRHFDLPFGAGRFALITLDNGFDHTKPTTFGPQSLANLNTAIDQVEKEAADGSIVGVGITGKPFIFAVGADLKGVELLKKHEDALAIGKGGHEVFKRLSALAVPSFAYYNGAAMGGGVEVGLHCSYRTVSKAIPAFSLPEVFLGLVPGWGGCALLPNLIGAEKAVSVIIENSLNQNKQLGGKQVFELGIADALFEGADFLEQSLLWTAQVLKGDVKVERPAIDRGEGWDQAVAKGRFIADSKVHGAAPAAYRALDIIAAAKNGDLQQGFDAEDQALADLIMGGELRAGIYSFNLVQKRGKRPAGAPDKNLARPVTKVGVVGAGLMASQLALLFLRRLEVPVVLTDIDQERVDKGVGYVHAEIDKLLGKGRVNQDKANRLKALVTGVLDKAEGFSDADFVIEAVFEEIGVKQQVFAEVEAVAPAHAILATNTSSLSVSEMASKLKHPERVVGFHFFNPVAILPLLEIVRGEQTDDASLATAFAVAKKLKKTAVLVKDAPAFVVNRILTRFMGEIQNVIDEGTTVEVAEKAIEPLGLPMSPLVLLELVGPAIGLHVSETLNRAFPDRFTVSPNLAAVVKAGKRGFYVYDSGKPELDPEVAALLQQGDSVLTEEQVRTRVLDAVAQEIGLMLDEGVVAEAQDIDLCLITGAGWPFHLGGITPYLDREGVSERVNGKKFLQPGVASVPA, from the coding sequence GTGAGCACCGCTGAACTCCTGAAGGGCGCGGCCGAGCTGTTCGCGGACGAGGTCGTCACCGCGGCGCAGGTACGCCACTTCGATTTGCCGTTCGGCGCCGGGCGCTTCGCGCTCATCACGCTGGACAACGGCTTCGACCACACCAAGCCGACCACCTTCGGACCGCAGTCGCTCGCGAACCTCAACACCGCGATCGACCAGGTGGAGAAGGAGGCCGCGGACGGTTCGATCGTCGGCGTCGGCATCACCGGCAAGCCGTTCATCTTCGCGGTCGGCGCCGACCTCAAGGGCGTCGAGCTGCTGAAGAAGCACGAGGACGCGCTGGCCATCGGCAAGGGCGGCCACGAGGTCTTCAAGCGCCTGTCCGCCCTGGCGGTCCCGAGCTTCGCCTACTACAACGGCGCGGCGATGGGCGGCGGCGTCGAGGTCGGCCTGCACTGCTCCTACCGGACCGTCTCCAAGGCGATCCCGGCGTTCTCGCTGCCCGAGGTCTTCCTCGGCCTGGTGCCCGGCTGGGGCGGCTGCGCGCTGCTGCCCAACCTGATCGGCGCCGAGAAGGCCGTCTCGGTCATCATCGAGAACTCGCTGAACCAGAACAAGCAGCTGGGGGGCAAGCAGGTCTTCGAACTCGGCATCGCCGACGCGCTGTTCGAAGGCGCCGACTTCCTGGAGCAGTCGCTGCTGTGGACCGCGCAGGTCCTCAAGGGCGACGTCAAGGTGGAGCGCCCGGCGATCGACCGCGGCGAGGGCTGGGACCAGGCCGTCGCCAAGGGCCGGTTCATCGCGGACTCCAAGGTGCACGGCGCGGCCCCGGCCGCCTACCGCGCCCTGGACATCATCGCCGCCGCCAAGAACGGCGACCTGCAGCAGGGCTTCGACGCCGAGGACCAGGCGCTCGCCGACCTCATCATGGGCGGCGAACTGCGGGCCGGCATCTACTCGTTCAACCTCGTCCAGAAGCGCGGCAAGCGTCCCGCCGGCGCCCCGGACAAGAACCTGGCCCGCCCGGTCACCAAGGTCGGCGTGGTCGGCGCGGGCCTGATGGCCTCGCAGCTCGCCCTGCTCTTCCTGCGCCGCCTGGAGGTTCCGGTCGTCCTCACGGACATCGACCAGGAGCGCGTCGACAAGGGTGTGGGCTACGTCCACGCCGAGATCGACAAGCTGCTCGGCAAGGGCCGTGTCAACCAGGACAAGGCCAACCGCCTCAAGGCGCTGGTGACCGGCGTCCTGGACAAGGCCGAGGGCTTCTCGGACGCCGACTTCGTCATCGAGGCGGTGTTCGAGGAGATCGGTGTCAAGCAGCAGGTGTTCGCGGAGGTCGAGGCGGTCGCCCCGGCGCACGCGATCCTCGCCACCAACACCTCCTCGCTCTCGGTGTCGGAGATGGCGTCGAAGCTGAAGCACCCCGAGCGGGTCGTCGGCTTCCACTTCTTCAACCCGGTCGCGATCCTGCCGCTGCTGGAGATCGTCCGCGGCGAGCAGACCGACGACGCCTCGCTGGCCACCGCGTTCGCCGTGGCCAAGAAGCTGAAGAAGACCGCGGTCCTGGTGAAGGACGCCCCGGCGTTCGTCGTGAACCGTATCCTGACCCGCTTCATGGGCGAGATCCAGAACGTCATCGACGAGGGCACGACGGTCGAGGTCGCGGAGAAGGCGATCGAGCCGCTCGGCCTGCCGATGTCCCCGCTGGTCCTGCTGGAGCTGGTCGGCCCCGCGATCGGTCTGCACGTCTCGGAGACCCTCAACCGGGCCTTCCCGGACCGCTTCACGGTCTCCCCCAACCTGGCGGCCGTCGTCAAGGCCGGCAAGCGCGGCTTCTACGTCTACGACAGCGGCAAGCCCGAGCTGGACCCGGAGGTCGCCGCACTGCTGCAGCAGGGCGACTCCGTCCTCACCGAGGAGCAGGTCCGGACCCGGGTCCTGGACGCGGTGGCGCAGGAGATCGGTCTGATGCTCGACGAGGGCGTCGTCGCCGAGGCCCAGGACATCGACCTGTGCCTGATCACCGGCGCCGGCTGGCCCTTCCACCTGGGCGGCATCACCCCGTACCTGGACCGCGAGGGCGTCTCGGAACGCGTCAACGGCAAGAAGTTCCTCCAGCCGGGCGTGGCGTCGGTTCCGGCGTAA
- a CDS encoding FAD-dependent oxidoreductase, producing the protein MSMSGGRGGKRRLVVIGGDAAGMSAASQARRLRGPDELEIVAFERGHFTSYSACGIPYWVGGDVAERDRLIARTPEEHRARGIDVRLRTEVTEIDVAGQRVRARDVDSGAESWTSYDRLVIATGARPVRPDLPGVDAPGVHGVQTLDDGQALLDSLAHARGRRAVVVGAGYIGVEMAEALIHRGFEVTVVNRGAEPMATLDPDMGRLVRRAMEGLGITMVSGTEVTKLPTGPDGRVRAVGTDDAEYPADVVVLGIGVRPETSLAEAAGLPLGSHGGLVTDEAMRVAGHEDIWAGGDCVEVLNLVSGQRQYVPLGTHANKHGQVIGANVGGGYATFPGVVGTAVSKVCDLEIARTGLREKDALRAGLRFETVTIESTSRAGYYPGATPMTVKMLTEHRTGRLLGVQIVGREGAAKRVDIAAVALTARMTADQMTALDLGYAPPFSPVWDPILVAARRATSQQGPR; encoded by the coding sequence ATGAGCATGAGTGGTGGGCGGGGCGGGAAGCGGCGGCTGGTCGTGATCGGCGGCGACGCCGCGGGGATGTCCGCGGCGTCGCAGGCACGCCGGCTGCGGGGACCGGACGAGCTGGAGATCGTGGCCTTCGAACGCGGCCACTTCACCTCCTACTCGGCGTGCGGCATCCCGTACTGGGTGGGCGGCGACGTCGCCGAACGCGACCGGCTGATCGCCCGCACACCCGAGGAGCACCGCGCGCGCGGGATCGACGTACGCCTGCGCACCGAGGTCACGGAGATCGACGTGGCCGGGCAGCGGGTACGCGCGCGTGACGTCGATTCCGGCGCCGAGTCCTGGACGTCGTACGACCGCCTCGTCATCGCCACCGGCGCCCGGCCGGTCCGCCCCGACCTGCCCGGAGTGGACGCGCCCGGCGTGCACGGCGTGCAGACCCTGGACGACGGGCAGGCCCTGCTGGACTCGCTCGCACACGCGCGTGGTCGCCGGGCCGTGGTCGTGGGGGCGGGGTACATCGGCGTCGAGATGGCGGAGGCCCTGATCCACCGCGGCTTCGAGGTGACGGTGGTCAACCGCGGCGCGGAGCCGATGGCGACCCTGGACCCGGACATGGGCCGCCTCGTCCGCCGGGCGATGGAGGGCCTCGGCATCACCATGGTCAGCGGCACCGAGGTCACCAAGCTGCCGACCGGCCCGGACGGCCGGGTCCGCGCCGTCGGCACCGACGACGCGGAGTACCCGGCGGACGTGGTCGTCCTGGGCATCGGCGTACGCCCGGAGACTTCCCTCGCCGAGGCCGCGGGCCTCCCGCTCGGCAGCCACGGGGGCCTCGTCACCGACGAGGCCATGCGGGTCGCCGGCCACGAGGACATCTGGGCCGGCGGCGACTGCGTCGAGGTGCTCAACCTGGTCTCCGGCCAGCGGCAGTACGTCCCGCTCGGCACCCACGCCAACAAGCACGGCCAGGTCATCGGCGCCAACGTGGGCGGCGGTTACGCCACCTTCCCTGGGGTCGTCGGCACGGCGGTCAGCAAGGTCTGCGACCTGGAGATCGCCCGCACCGGCCTCCGCGAGAAGGACGCCCTCCGCGCGGGCCTGCGCTTCGAGACGGTCACCATCGAGTCGACCAGCCGCGCCGGCTACTACCCCGGCGCCACCCCCATGACCGTCAAAATGCTCACCGAACACCGCACCGGCCGCCTCCTCGGCGTCCAGATCGTGGGCCGCGAGGGCGCCGCCAAACGAGTCGACATCGCAGCGGTCGCCCTCACCGCCCGCATGACAGCGGACCAAATGACAGCCCTGGACCTGGGCTACGCCCCACCCTTCTCCCCGGTCTGGGACCCCATCTTGGTGGCAGCAAGAAGGGCGACTTCGCAACAAGGTCCAAGGTGA
- a CDS encoding Ig-like domain-containing protein yields MTPGTVLTEQQTEPFLLARVHAVQQDAPQIRLTVELTASADPQLPLTPGQEVRFALALHPEGPGHRYYGYVMSQPFERAVGVGRLAGISLLPAGDRYATSVEAGGFRVARFTATVHHDVPSGAVLIPQVRAGIIAHGGSSLTSSTHSVKQYGYRVAPLPRQGRVLKVAPGHRGVLHGLTEGLGERVRLVGVGPALRGVTAVEPDGAVVYTPSPGQGGYDRFAYTLDDGDGRLTRGQVTVYIGDLYAAPGVLAG; encoded by the coding sequence GTGACACCGGGAACCGTGCTGACCGAGCAGCAGACCGAGCCGTTCCTCCTCGCCCGCGTGCACGCGGTCCAGCAGGACGCCCCACAGATCCGGCTGACGGTCGAGCTGACGGCGAGCGCCGATCCCCAGCTGCCGCTGACGCCCGGGCAGGAGGTCCGCTTCGCCCTCGCCCTGCACCCCGAGGGACCGGGCCACCGCTACTACGGCTATGTGATGAGCCAGCCCTTCGAACGTGCGGTGGGCGTCGGCCGGCTGGCCGGGATCAGTCTGCTGCCCGCCGGAGACCGGTACGCCACCTCCGTGGAGGCGGGCGGCTTCCGCGTCGCGCGGTTCACGGCCACGGTCCACCACGACGTGCCGTCCGGCGCCGTCCTCATCCCGCAGGTGCGGGCGGGCATCATCGCCCATGGCGGGTCGAGCCTGACCAGCAGCACGCACTCGGTGAAGCAGTACGGCTACCGGGTCGCCCCGCTGCCCCGGCAGGGCCGTGTACTGAAGGTGGCGCCCGGCCACCGCGGAGTGCTCCACGGACTCACCGAGGGCCTGGGGGAACGGGTCCGCCTCGTCGGAGTGGGGCCGGCGCTGCGCGGCGTCACCGCCGTCGAGCCCGACGGCGCCGTCGTCTACACCCCGTCCCCCGGCCAGGGCGGATACGACCGCTTCGCCTACACCCTCGACGACGGGGACGGCCGCCTGACCAGGGGACAGGTCACCGTCTACATCGGCGATCTGTACGCCGCGCCCGGCGTGCTCGCCGGCTGA
- the hemE gene encoding uroporphyrinogen decarboxylase, which yields MSGYASPAGQQPTQTYDSAFLKACRREPVPHTPVWFMRQAGRSLPEYRKVREGVPMLESCMRPELVTEITLQPVRRHHVDAAIYFSDIVVPLKAIGLDLDIKPGVGPVVAEPIRTRADLARLRDLTPDDVSYVTEAIGLLTSELGATPLIGFAGAPFTLASYLVEGGPSRTYENAKAMMYGDPELWADLLDRLADITAAFLKVQIEAGASAVQLFDSWVGALAPADYRRSVMPASAKVFDAVAGYGVPRIHFGVGTGELLNLMGEAGADVVGVDWRIPLDEAVHRVGPGKALQGNLDPTVLFTDKDTVEAKAQEVLDAAAGLEGHVFNLGHGVMPHTDPDALTRLVDYVHTSTAR from the coding sequence GTGAGTGGATACGCAAGCCCCGCGGGCCAGCAGCCGACCCAGACGTACGACAGCGCCTTCCTCAAGGCGTGCAGGCGGGAACCCGTGCCGCACACCCCCGTGTGGTTCATGCGCCAGGCCGGCCGCTCGCTGCCCGAGTACCGCAAGGTGCGCGAGGGCGTCCCCATGCTGGAGTCCTGCATGCGGCCGGAACTGGTCACCGAGATCACGCTGCAGCCGGTGCGCCGGCACCACGTGGACGCGGCGATCTACTTCAGCGACATCGTCGTCCCGCTCAAGGCCATTGGCCTCGACCTCGACATCAAGCCCGGCGTCGGCCCGGTCGTCGCGGAGCCGATCCGCACCCGCGCCGACCTGGCCCGGCTGCGCGACCTCACCCCCGACGACGTGTCCTACGTCACCGAGGCGATCGGCCTGCTCACGAGCGAACTGGGCGCCACCCCGCTGATCGGGTTCGCCGGCGCGCCGTTCACCCTCGCGAGCTACCTCGTCGAGGGCGGCCCGTCCCGCACGTACGAGAACGCCAAGGCGATGATGTACGGCGACCCCGAACTCTGGGCCGACCTGCTGGACCGCCTCGCCGACATCACCGCCGCCTTCCTCAAGGTCCAGATCGAGGCCGGCGCCTCCGCCGTCCAGCTGTTCGACTCCTGGGTCGGCGCGCTGGCCCCCGCCGACTACCGGCGCTCGGTCATGCCCGCCTCGGCGAAGGTCTTCGACGCCGTCGCGGGCTACGGCGTCCCCCGCATCCACTTCGGCGTCGGCACCGGTGAACTGCTGAACCTCATGGGCGAGGCCGGCGCGGACGTCGTCGGCGTCGACTGGCGCATCCCGCTGGACGAGGCCGTCCACCGCGTCGGCCCCGGCAAGGCCCTCCAGGGCAACCTCGACCCCACCGTCCTGTTCACGGACAAGGACACCGTCGAGGCCAAGGCCCAGGAGGTGCTCGACGCCGCCGCGGGCCTGGAGGGACACGTCTTCAACCTCGGCCACGGCGTCATGCCGCACACCGACCCCGACGCCCTCACCCGCCTCGTCGACTACGTCCACACGAGCACCGCCCGCTGA
- a CDS encoding DUF3000 domain-containing protein, with translation MAAAQGRLSDGADGMDGAKDTAEADRHAGAAAPPAFRAAVEALRSARLRPQVEVEPTPAPRRLAPFAHALEAVVVDGEQELADGRLVLLHDPAGHDAWRGTFRLVTLVRAELEPEMAADPLLPEVCWSWLTGALQLRGLTYGEPSGTVTRASSHYFGGLGERPPASQIEIRASWTPREGMGGVPDTAAHLASWCDLLAQVAGLPPANPGDASVVTLPQRRDPQAR, from the coding sequence ATGGCTGCGGCTCAGGGACGACTGTCGGACGGCGCTGACGGTATGGACGGCGCGAAGGACACCGCGGAGGCGGATCGGCACGCGGGCGCGGCGGCGCCGCCGGCGTTCCGTGCCGCCGTGGAGGCGCTGCGGTCGGCGCGGCTGCGGCCGCAGGTCGAGGTGGAGCCGACGCCGGCCCCGCGGCGGCTGGCCCCGTTCGCGCACGCGCTGGAGGCCGTCGTGGTGGACGGCGAGCAGGAACTGGCCGACGGGCGGCTGGTGCTGCTGCACGACCCGGCCGGGCACGACGCCTGGCGGGGCACGTTCCGGCTGGTGACGCTGGTGCGGGCGGAGCTGGAGCCGGAGATGGCGGCCGATCCGCTGCTGCCGGAGGTGTGCTGGTCGTGGCTGACCGGCGCGCTGCAGCTGCGCGGGCTGACGTACGGGGAGCCGAGCGGCACGGTCACGCGCGCGAGCTCGCACTACTTCGGGGGGCTGGGGGAGCGTCCGCCGGCCTCGCAGATCGAGATCCGGGCATCCTGGACGCCGCGGGAGGGCATGGGCGGGGTCCCGGACACCGCCGCGCACCTGGCCTCGTGGTGCGATCTACTGGCGCAGGTCGCCGGTCTGCCGCCGGCCAATCCGGGTGACGCCTCGGTGGTGACCCTGCCGCAGCGCAGGGACCCGCAGGCCCGCTGA
- a CDS encoding response regulator transcription factor, whose product MSVLLEQPASLVAYRPNKPTAMVVVADPRVRSTVTRHLWALGVRDVIEASSVAEARPRIGNPRDICVADVHLPDGSGLTLLSETRAAGWPNGLALSAADDIGAVRNALAGGVKGYVVTGTRTNIGLPTRPGAAPIGSAAARMHRRPPGAPSHPGGYRELSGREVEVLRLVAEGQSNKAIGVSMGLSALTVKSHLARIARKLGTGDRAGMVAVALRTGIIH is encoded by the coding sequence GTGTCCGTTCTCCTCGAGCAACCCGCAAGCCTGGTCGCCTACCGCCCGAACAAGCCGACCGCCATGGTGGTCGTGGCCGACCCGCGCGTGCGTTCCACCGTCACCCGCCACCTGTGGGCGCTCGGTGTGCGCGACGTCATCGAGGCCTCGTCCGTCGCGGAGGCTCGTCCCCGCATCGGCAACCCCCGCGACATCTGCGTCGCCGACGTCCACCTGCCCGACGGCTCCGGCCTGACCCTCCTGTCCGAGACCCGCGCCGCCGGCTGGCCCAACGGCCTGGCGCTGTCCGCCGCCGACGACATCGGCGCCGTCCGCAACGCCCTGGCCGGGGGCGTCAAGGGCTACGTCGTCACCGGCACCCGCACCAACATCGGGCTCCCCACCCGACCCGGCGCGGCCCCCATCGGGTCCGCCGCCGCCCGCATGCACCGCCGTCCCCCGGGTGCCCCGAGCCACCCGGGTGGCTACCGCGAGCTGTCCGGACGCGAGGTCGAGGTGCTGCGACTGGTCGCGGAGGGCCAGTCGAACAAGGCGATCGGCGTCTCGATGGGCCTGTCCGCCCTGACCGTCAAGAGCCACCTCGCCCGCATCGCCCGCAAGCTGGGCACGGGCGACCGCGCCGGCATGGTGGCGGTGGCCCTGCGGACCGGGATCATCCACTGA
- a CDS encoding rhomboid family intramembrane serine protease, whose product MVIPVHDVNPVRRTPWVTYALIVANVLVFLSTPGMGDSVTGSGNLAQLCHLRAFMDHWAAVPRELIHGQLPRVVPTGQVGVGAHGPGCVVAPPSYDKSPALSVFTAMFLHGSWLHLLGNMLFLLIFGDNVEDRMGHVRYFVFYVACGYAAGYGFALLNDSSGDPLIGASGAIAGVLGAYLVLYPRARVWVLVPFLVFLPLRLPAWLVLGFWFVLQALYSSGLAVTGAGTVAYAAHVAGFVVGVLLAWPLKPGTPAPPEPRRLLFGRQARPRQVW is encoded by the coding sequence GTGGTCATCCCCGTCCATGACGTGAACCCGGTACGCCGTACCCCCTGGGTGACGTACGCCCTCATCGTCGCGAACGTCCTGGTGTTCCTGTCGACGCCCGGCATGGGCGACTCCGTGACCGGCAGCGGGAACCTCGCGCAGCTGTGCCATCTGCGGGCGTTCATGGACCACTGGGCGGCGGTCCCCCGGGAGCTGATCCACGGTCAGCTGCCCCGGGTGGTGCCGACGGGACAGGTGGGGGTCGGCGCGCACGGGCCCGGCTGTGTGGTGGCGCCGCCCTCGTACGACAAGTCGCCGGCACTGTCGGTGTTCACCGCGATGTTCCTGCACGGCAGCTGGCTGCACCTGCTGGGCAACATGCTCTTCCTGCTGATCTTCGGCGACAACGTCGAGGACCGGATGGGGCACGTCCGGTACTTCGTGTTCTACGTCGCCTGCGGCTACGCGGCCGGCTACGGCTTCGCGCTGCTGAACGACTCCTCCGGCGACCCGCTGATCGGCGCCTCCGGGGCGATCGCGGGGGTGCTGGGCGCCTATCTGGTGCTGTATCCGAGGGCCAGGGTGTGGGTGCTGGTGCCGTTCCTGGTCTTCCTGCCGCTGCGGCTGCCGGCCTGGCTGGTGCTGGGCTTCTGGTTCGTGCTCCAGGCGCTGTACTCCTCCGGCCTGGCCGTCACCGGCGCGGGGACGGTGGCGTACGCGGCGCACGTGGCCGGCTTCGTGGTGGGCGTGCTGCTGGCCTGGCCGCTGAAGCCGGGTACGCCGGCCCCGCCGGAGCCGCGCCGGCTGCTGTTCGGCAGGCAGGCGCGGCCGCGTCAGGTGTGGTGA
- a CDS encoding ribonuclease D, giving the protein MTDAQDTAADSALRTAGDTPPDDAGSSVTGAPTPLLEPREGIPPVIADDAALAKAVAAFAAGSGPVAVDAERASGYRYGQRAYLVQLRREGAGTALIDPVACPDLSGLGEALTGVEWVLHAATQDLPCLRDIGMVPTRLFDTELAGRLAGFPRVGLGAMVENVLGFVLEKGHSAVDWSTRPLPDPWLRYAALDVELLVDLRDALEKELDRQGKLDWALQEFAAIAAAPPAEPRKDPWRRTSGMHKVRRRRQLAVVRELWQTRDRIAQRRDVSPGKVLSDAAIVEAALALPSTVHALAALNGFGHRMGRRQQEQWQAAVDRAKALPDAALPQPGQPVTGPPPPRAWADKDPDAAARLSAARAGVSALAEQLGMPQENLVSPDTVRRLCWEPPAVDAESVSAALAGYGARAWQVEQVTPVLITALSAGRA; this is encoded by the coding sequence GTGACCGACGCCCAAGACACCGCAGCAGACAGTGCCCTGCGTACCGCCGGGGACACCCCTCCGGACGACGCCGGATCTTCTGTGACGGGGGCGCCGACACCGCTGCTGGAACCCCGCGAGGGCATTCCCCCCGTGATCGCCGACGACGCCGCGCTCGCCAAAGCGGTCGCCGCCTTCGCCGCTGGCTCGGGCCCCGTCGCGGTCGACGCCGAGCGGGCCTCCGGCTACCGCTACGGCCAGCGCGCGTACCTGGTGCAGCTGCGCCGGGAGGGTGCCGGTACGGCACTGATCGACCCGGTCGCCTGTCCCGACCTGTCCGGGCTCGGCGAGGCGCTGACCGGTGTGGAGTGGGTGCTGCACGCGGCCACCCAGGACCTGCCCTGCCTGCGCGACATAGGCATGGTGCCGACCCGCCTGTTCGACACCGAGCTGGCGGGGCGGCTCGCCGGGTTCCCCCGGGTCGGCCTCGGGGCGATGGTCGAGAACGTGCTGGGCTTCGTCCTGGAGAAGGGCCACTCCGCCGTCGACTGGTCCACCCGCCCGCTGCCCGACCCCTGGCTGCGTTACGCCGCGCTCGACGTGGAGCTGCTGGTCGACCTGCGCGACGCCCTGGAGAAGGAGCTGGACCGGCAGGGCAAGCTGGACTGGGCGCTGCAGGAGTTCGCCGCGATCGCGGCCGCGCCGCCGGCCGAGCCGAGGAAGGACCCCTGGCGCCGTACGTCCGGGATGCACAAGGTGCGGCGGCGCCGGCAGCTGGCGGTCGTACGGGAGCTGTGGCAGACCCGGGACCGCATCGCGCAGCGCCGTGACGTGTCGCCGGGCAAGGTGCTGAGCGACGCCGCGATCGTGGAGGCGGCGCTCGCGCTGCCGTCCACGGTGCACGCGCTGGCCGCGCTGAACGGGTTCGGGCACCGGATGGGGCGGCGCCAGCAGGAGCAGTGGCAGGCGGCCGTCGACCGGGCGAAGGCCCTGCCGGACGCGGCGCTGCCGCAGCCGGGGCAGCCGGTGACCGGTCCGCCGCCGCCTCGCGCGTGGGCCGACAAGGACCCCGACGCCGCGGCCCGGCTGTCCGCGGCCCGCGCCGGGGTCTCGGCGCTGGCCGAGCAGCTCGGGATGCCGCAGGAGAACCTGGTGTCCCCGGACACGGTACGGCGCCTCTGCTGGGAGCCTCCGGCGGTGGACGCCGAGTCCGTGTCCGCGGCCCTGGCGGGGTACGGGGCGCGGGCGTGGCAGGTGGAACAGGTGACTCCGGTCCTGATCACCGCGCTGAGCGCTGGCCGCGCGTAG
- a CDS encoding DUF397 domain-containing protein — protein sequence MAFPRHRSATPLQDNCVEAAPNQTNAYVRDTKDRDRGILAVCPEAWSPARSVPEGSALPSSLWCCCPRGVDPRWIADRRGLLPSLWGRGS from the coding sequence ATGGCGTTCCCCCGCCACCGTTCCGCGACACCCTTGCAGGACAACTGCGTTGAAGCAGCCCCCAACCAGACGAACGCATACGTCCGCGATACCAAGGACCGTGACCGGGGCATCCTGGCCGTGTGTCCCGAAGCATGGTCGCCCGCTCGGAGTGTCCCAGAAGGGTCAGCGCTTCCCTCTTCGTTATGGTGTTGCTGCCCGCGAGGGGTTGACCCCCGGTGGATCGCCGATCGCCGGGGGCTCCTCCCCTCTCTCTGGGGGAGGGGCTCATGA
- a CDS encoding acetyl-CoA C-acyltransferase: MPRTLRDVVFVDGVRTPFGKAGPKGIYHETRADDLVVKAIRELLRRNPGLDPKKIDEVAIAATTQIGDQGLTLGRTAGILAGLPQSVPGYSIDRMCAGALTAVTTTAGSIAFGAYDAVIAGGVEHMGRHPMGEGVDPNPRFVSEKLVDESALFMGMTAENLHDRYPQITKLRADEYAVRSQEKAAKAYANGKIQQDLVPISVRRTSPEASETGWGLVTADEPMRPSTTLENLSGLKTPFRVHGRVTAGNAAGLNDGATASIIASEDFARENGLPVKMRLVSYAFAGVEPEVMGYGPIPATEKALAKAGLSISDIGLFEINEAFAVQVLSLLDHYGIADDDARVNQYGGAIAFGHPLASSGVRLMTQLARQFEEQPEVRYGITTMCVGFGMGATVIWENPHFAGGNK, encoded by the coding sequence GTGCCTCGTACCCTCAGGGACGTCGTCTTCGTCGACGGCGTCCGCACCCCGTTCGGCAAGGCGGGCCCGAAGGGCATCTACCATGAGACCCGCGCCGACGACCTCGTCGTCAAGGCGATCCGGGAGCTGCTGCGCCGCAACCCCGGCCTGGACCCGAAGAAGATCGACGAGGTCGCCATCGCCGCGACCACGCAGATCGGCGACCAGGGGCTGACCCTCGGCCGCACGGCCGGCATCCTCGCGGGCCTGCCGCAGTCCGTGCCGGGCTACTCCATCGACCGCATGTGCGCCGGTGCGCTGACGGCAGTCACCACCACCGCCGGTTCGATCGCCTTCGGCGCCTACGACGCCGTCATCGCCGGTGGCGTCGAGCACATGGGCCGCCACCCGATGGGCGAGGGCGTGGACCCCAACCCCCGCTTCGTGAGCGAGAAGCTGGTCGACGAGTCCGCCCTGTTCATGGGCATGACCGCGGAGAACCTGCATGACCGCTACCCGCAGATCACCAAGCTGCGCGCCGACGAGTACGCGGTGCGCTCGCAGGAGAAGGCCGCGAAGGCGTACGCCAACGGCAAGATCCAGCAGGACCTGGTCCCGATCTCGGTGCGCCGCACCAGCCCCGAGGCCAGCGAGACCGGCTGGGGTCTGGTCACCGCCGACGAGCCGATGCGCCCCAGCACCACCCTGGAGAACCTCTCCGGCCTGAAGACGCCGTTCCGCGTGCACGGCCGGGTCACCGCGGGCAACGCGGCCGGCCTGAACGACGGCGCCACCGCGTCGATCATCGCGAGCGAGGACTTCGCCCGCGAGAACGGCCTGCCGGTCAAGATGCGCCTGGTGTCGTACGCCTTCGCGGGCGTCGAGCCGGAGGTCATGGGCTACGGCCCGATCCCGGCCACGGAGAAGGCCCTCGCCAAGGCGGGCCTGAGCATCTCCGACATCGGCCTGTTCGAGATCAACGAGGCCTTCGCCGTCCAGGTCCTATCGCTGCTCGACCACTACGGCATCGCGGACGACGACGCGCGCGTGAACCAGTACGGCGGCGCCATCGCCTTCGGTCACCCGCTGGCCTCCTCCGGTGTCCGCCTGATGACCCAGCTCGCCCGCCAGTTCGAGGAGCAGCCCGAGGTCCGCTACGGCATCACCACCATGTGCGTCGGCTTCGGCATGGGCGCGACCGTCATCTGGGAGAACCCGCACTTCGCCGGAGGCAACAAGTGA